A window of Hevea brasiliensis isolate MT/VB/25A 57/8 chromosome 14, ASM3005281v1, whole genome shotgun sequence contains these coding sequences:
- the LOC110646274 gene encoding TMV resistance protein N-like — MSQASCAICALIIRGNNTSCTPYSPWCLDEPVEILKCNKESKQTIIPFFYRVNPTDVQKLTGNFRKAFAIAVLEEVLDKDSSQKVGNWKRALIEVSNLGGWDSRVTKDEAELVEKIVNDVLEKFNEMSKSDDSYDCKLIGIKSHVEKIEQLLIDENVVGINGMGGIGKTTIAKEVYRRNKNEFDGHHFVEDVKAKKKSQIANDVQKKIIHQLLKKKHVGDLSDFNRRKLKSKKVLIVFYDVDNRDDLKDLVRECDLYCERSRIIVTSRDLQLLKYVCSEEGIYEVEKLTDSQGLKLFSLHAFGQNLPKQEYKELSELVANYSRGNPLALRVLGSHLSDMSIEEWESELEKLKGQSFPEIRKVLQISYDGLGRNEKKIFLDIACFFKGQNKDD; from the exons ATGTCCCAGGCTTCCTGTGCTATTTGTGCTCTCATAATTCGTGGAAACAACACATCATGCACTCCTT ATTCTCCATGGTGCTTGGATGAGCCTGTTGAGATACTTAAATGCAACAAAGAATCAAAACAAACAATCATACCATTTTTTTACAGAGTAAATCCAACTGATGTTCAAAAGCTAACAGGGAATTTTAGGAAGGCATTTGCTATTGCTGTGCTTGAAGAAGTACTAGATAAAGACAGTTCACAAAAGGTGGGCAATTGGAAGCGTGCTTTGATAGAAGTAAGCAACTTAGGAGGATGGGATTCACGGGTTACCAA GGATGAGGCCGAATTAGTTGAGAAAATCGTCAATGATGTGTTGGAGAAATTCAATGAAATGTCTAAAAGTGATGATTCTTATGATTGCAAATTAATTGGAATTAAATCACATGTGGAAAAAATAGAACAGTTGTTAATTGATGAAAATGTTGTAGGAATTAATGGAATGGGAGGCATTGGCAAAACAACTATTGCAAAAGAAGTATATCGTCGAAACAAGAATGAATTTGATGGTCATCACTTTGTCGAAGATGTTAAGGCAAAAAAGAAAAGCCAAATAGCAAATGACGTGCAAAAGAAAATCATTCATCAATTATTAAAGAAGAAACATGTAGGCGATTTGAGTGATTTTAATAGGAGAAAGCTCAAGAGTAAGAAGGTATTGATTGTTTTTTATGATGTAGATAATCGAGACGATTTAAAAGATTTAGTAAGAGAGTGTGATTTGTACTGTGAGAGAAGTAGAATCATTGTAACTAGTCGAGATTTGCAATTACTTAAATATGTTTGTTCAGAGGAAGGCATATATGAGGTGGAGAAATTAACTGATTCTCAAGGTCTGAAACTCTTTAGCTTGCATGCCTTCGGCCAAAATCTTCCCAAGCAAGAATATAAGGAGCTCTCAGAGCTGGTGGCAAACTATTCTAGAGGCAATCCATTAGCTCTTAGAGTTTTGGGATCTCACTTATCTGATATGAGTATAGAAGAATGGGAAAGTGAATTGGAAAAATTGAAAGGCCAATCTTTTCCAGAAATTCGAAAAGTTTTACAAATAAGTTATGATGGGCTAGGGaggaatgaaaagaaaatatttcTTGATATTGCATGTTTCTTCAAAGGGCAAAATAAAGATGATTGA
- the LOC110646271 gene encoding YTH domain-containing protein ECT4-like: MIELQKIAGICKSKAYFSSPGYLPHPVFYGSEAMPCYSWDSVYFSDVSNGNTGSQNGKYGSASTFAKSSGFNSMKSNDNTAGKSSKSTNTQAIRPLNKVSALGSDFSAGLSKGYHPVGNLPPFSIQKHGPFPHNCPMNYKQNGRIWNGNDRNKSGDRFYKNSDFETSNELTSGPRGSNKFPSLETAVKEDLGITVQRDQYNKPEFETKYADAKFYVIKSYNEDDIHKSIKYDVWASTPNGNKKLDAAFHEAEQRS, translated from the exons ATGATAGAGCTGCAAAAGATTGCAGGTATTTGTAAGAGTAAAGCATATTTTTCTTCCCCTGGATACCTTCCACATCCTGTTTTCTATGGATCAGAAGCCATGCCTTGCTATTCATGGGATTCAGTATATTTTAGTGATGTCTCAAATGGCAATACTGGTTCTCAAAATGGAAAATATGGATCAGCTTCTACTTTTGCCAAGTCCAGTGGTTTTAACTCTATGAAGTCTAATGACAATACTGCTGGCAAATCCTCTAAGTCTACAAATACACAAGCAATCAGACCTTTAAACAAG GTGTCTGCATTGGGTTCTGATTTCTCAGCAGGTCTCTCGAAAGGATACCATCCTGTAGGAAATTTGCCTCCTTTTTCTATCCAAAAACATGGTCCATTCCCGCATAATTGTCCTATGAACTATAAACAGAACGGAAGGATATGGAATGGAAATGATAGAAATAAATCTGGAGACAGATTCTATAAAAACAGTgattttgaaacctcaaatgaacTAACTTCTGGTCCTAGGGGCTCTAACAAATTTCCTTCTCTGGAGACTGCTGTCAAGGAAGACTTGGGAATCACTGTACAAAGAGATCAGTATAACAAACCAGAATTTGAAACGAAGTACGCAGATGCTAAGTTCTATGTTATCAAATCTTACAATGAAGATGACATTCATAAGAGCATTAAATATGATGTATGGGCAAGCACTCCAAATGGCAATAAGAAGTTAGATGCAGCATTCCATGAAGCAGAACAGAGATCTTGA
- the LOC131172776 gene encoding uncharacterized protein LOC131172776 → MASTSSTPPNQWKPWDVFIGFRGDDTRYTILSHLRQAFEEKQIKVFKDEELRKGEEISSELLKIIRESTHGSEHLPLNSSNNFYIEIACIVVVASATYSASVVESVVHSCFFVAHAIAPLLCRKAYPVVLRLSSKH, encoded by the exons ATGGCTTCTACTTCTTCCACTCCTCCCAATCAGTGGAAGCCATGGGATGTTTTTATTGGTTTTAGAGGCGATGATACCCGTTATACTATTCTCTCCCATCTCCGTCAAGCCTTTGAGGAAAAACAAATCAAGGTGTTTAAGGATGAAGAGCTTCGTAAAGGAGAAGAGATCTCATCAGAGCTCTTGAAAATAATCCGAGAATCAA CACATGGATCTGAGCATTTGCCTTTGAATTCTTCTAATAATTTTTACATCGAAATTGCCTGCATAGTTGTGGTTGCAAGTGCTACATATTCTGCTTCTGTTGTGGAGAGTGTAGTGCATTCTTGCTTCTTTGTTGCCCATGCTATTGCTCCCTTACTGTGTAGAAAGGCATATCCTGTGGTGCTTCGTCTATCCTCTAAACATTGA